The sequence TCATTTTTCGCTCATAATGCATGCAATATGACCCGATTAAGCGCAGTCTGGGCAAGGTGTTTAACAAAACGCCCTTTCTGCGTAAAGTCTTTTATCGTTTGCTTGATTTGTTATTCTTGCGTGCCTGGTATGTGCACCGTGAGCTCAAAGCGTGGGCAAGTACGCAGCAAAACGGTGCACGCATCTTAGATGCAGGTGCTGGCTTTGGACAGTATGTCTATTTTCTTTCTCATCTCAATCAAGCGTGGCAAATTCTTGCTGTGGATGTCAAAGCTGAGCAAGTAGAAGATTGCAACCGATTTTTTCAGACAATTGGTAAAACGAACGTTGTCTTCAAAACTGCAGATCTGACCACTTTCTGTGAGCCTAATGCATTTGATCTTGTCTTGTCGATTGATGTCATGGAGCACATTGAAGATGATGTCGGTGTATTTCGCAACCTCTTCAACTCTATGAAAAAAGGTGGACTGCTGTTAATTTCCACGCCCTCCGATAAAGGCGGCTCGGATGCGCATCACGACCACGAAGAGCACGACGGACACACGCATGGGTTCATTGATGAACATGTGCGAGATGGCTACAGTCTTGAAGATATCGAGCAAAAATTAAAAATGGCAGGGTTTCAGCGCGTGGAAGCCTACTACACCTACGGCAAGCCCGGCAGTTTAGCATGGCGTCTTTCAATGAAGTATCCGATTCAACTGCTCGGCGTCTCACAAGTTTTTTTCACGCTCCTACCGTTTTATTATCTCGTTGTATATCCAGTTGCATTTGTGTTGAACTACTTGGATATGCATATATCG is a genomic window of [Chlorobium] sp. 445 containing:
- a CDS encoding methyltransferase type 11 — its product is MQYDPIKRSLGKVFNKTPFLRKVFYRLLDLLFLRAWYVHRELKAWASTQQNGARILDAGAGFGQYVYFLSHLNQAWQILAVDVKAEQVEDCNRFFQTIGKTNVVFKTADLTTFCEPNAFDLVLSIDVMEHIEDDVGVFRNLFNSMKKGGLLLISTPSDKGGSDAHHDHEEHDGHTHGFIDEHVRDGYSLEDIEQKLKMAGFQRVEAYYTYGKPGSLAWRLSMKYPIQLLGVSQVFFTLLPFYYLVVYPVAFVLNYLDMHISHQSGTGLLVKAWKM